A single Nitrosospira multiformis ATCC 25196 DNA region contains:
- a CDS encoding NapC/NirT family cytochrome c — protein sequence MAMKTGSALLVGTLLGVVMVAVVLGGEAAVSTTEFCTSCHSMTYPAEELKESSHYGALGANPGCKDCHIPQGLQNFHLAVATHVVDGARELYLEMVNDYSTLEKFNERRLIMAHDARMNLKKWDSRTCRACHKNPQPPGADAKAAHKKMETEGATCIDCHQNLVHKEVAETDLNESIKQGKMVLKPEKKDDDDEDEEDEE from the coding sequence ATGGCGATGAAGACAGGTAGTGCCCTCCTGGTGGGCACACTCTTGGGCGTGGTGATGGTGGCGGTGGTATTGGGCGGCGAAGCGGCCGTCTCCACCACCGAATTCTGCACCAGTTGCCACTCCATGACTTATCCGGCCGAGGAGTTGAAGGAATCCTCGCACTATGGCGCCCTGGGCGCCAACCCCGGTTGCAAGGACTGCCACATCCCGCAGGGATTGCAGAACTTCCACCTGGCGGTGGCGACCCATGTGGTGGACGGAGCGCGCGAGCTTTATCTGGAGATGGTCAATGACTACTCCACGCTGGAGAAATTCAACGAGCGCCGCCTGATCATGGCGCACGATGCGCGCATGAATCTCAAGAAGTGGGACAGCCGCACCTGCCGCGCCTGCCACAAGAATCCGCAGCCTCCCGGAGCCGATGCCAAGGCCGCGCACAAGAAGATGGAGACGGAAGGCGCCACCTGCATCGACTGCCACCAGAACCTGGTGCACAAGGAAGTTGCAGAAACCGACCTGAACGAGAGCATCAAGCAGGGCAAGATGGTGCTCAAGCCCGAAAAAAAGGATGACGACGACGAGGATGAGGAAGACGAGGAGTAA
- the pstC gene encoding phosphate ABC transporter permease subunit PstC: MTARRSDNNSDSSALGYNYRRHLSERFIEAVLFLTAFVSVAITLAIVVMLVTESLSFFKHVSLWEFLTDTQWTPLFDNAHYGILPLVSGTVVSSAVALLVAIPMGTITAIYLSEFAPFTVREMAKPFLELLGGVPTVVYGYFALLFVTPLLQKIFPELPGFSLLSAGLVMGIMIIPYVSSMAEDAMRAVPMHLREGSYAMGATRFQTAVRVVMPGAFSGIAAAYILGISRAVGETMVVAIAAGMQPNLTWNPMEPAATITAYIVQVSLGDLPHGSIGYQTIFAAGLTLLLITLVFNIIGHLLRKRFREVY, encoded by the coding sequence GTGACAGCGCGCCGTTCCGATAATAATTCCGACTCCAGTGCACTCGGATATAACTATCGACGTCATCTGAGTGAGCGTTTTATTGAAGCCGTGCTTTTTTTGACGGCATTCGTTTCTGTCGCCATTACTCTTGCGATTGTCGTGATGCTGGTCACGGAATCCCTTTCATTTTTCAAGCATGTCTCTCTTTGGGAATTTCTTACTGACACGCAGTGGACGCCTCTTTTCGATAATGCGCATTACGGTATACTTCCACTCGTTTCCGGCACCGTAGTAAGCTCTGCTGTGGCCCTGCTCGTTGCCATCCCGATGGGCACCATCACCGCAATCTATCTATCCGAGTTCGCGCCTTTCACCGTTCGTGAGATGGCCAAGCCCTTTCTTGAACTGCTTGGGGGCGTTCCAACAGTTGTATACGGTTACTTTGCATTGCTGTTTGTTACGCCTCTATTGCAGAAAATTTTTCCGGAATTGCCCGGTTTCAGTCTTCTTTCGGCAGGACTGGTGATGGGTATCATGATCATTCCCTATGTAAGTTCCATGGCGGAAGATGCGATGCGCGCAGTACCCATGCATCTGCGGGAAGGCTCTTATGCAATGGGGGCGACCCGGTTTCAGACGGCTGTTCGCGTGGTGATGCCGGGGGCATTCTCCGGCATTGCCGCGGCTTATATTCTGGGTATTTCCCGGGCGGTGGGGGAAACGATGGTGGTTGCGATAGCAGCGGGAATGCAGCCAAATCTTACTTGGAATCCGATGGAGCCTGCAGCTACCATCACCGCTTATATCGTTCAGGTAAGTCTGGGCGATCTGCCGCACGGCAGTATCGGATACCAGACTATCTTTGCAGCGGGATTGACCCTGCTGCTTATAACTTTGGTATTCAACATTATCGGACATCTTCTGCGCAAGCGTTTCCGCGAGGTATATTGA
- the pstA gene encoding phosphate ABC transporter permease PstA translates to MSDSDAQNLREIRAIIARHKLGDLIFLVTGLLVLMIAVLTFIALFSHMLIDGLPRLSWDFFTSFPSRRPESAGILSAWVGTTLVMIVTAAAAVPLGVGAGIYLEEYAPKNILTEIIEINVTNLAGVPSIIYGLLALSLFVHQLGFGQSILSAGLALALLILPIVIVATREAIRAIPVTIREGAYALGATKWQTVSDHLLPYSAAGILTGIIIGLARAIGETAPIITIGALTFIAFLPPSPFKEEFPYISFEWLMAPFTVMPIQMFNWVSRPEEAFQMNAAAAGLVLVIMTLTMNALAIYLRYRMRKNLKW, encoded by the coding sequence ATGAGTGACAGTGATGCTCAAAATCTGAGGGAGATTCGCGCTATCATCGCCCGGCACAAGCTGGGGGATCTGATTTTCCTTGTTACCGGCTTGCTTGTGCTGATGATTGCCGTACTTACGTTCATCGCCTTGTTTTCGCACATGCTTATTGATGGTCTTCCTCGCTTGTCCTGGGATTTCTTCACGTCTTTCCCCTCGCGGCGTCCAGAATCGGCGGGCATACTCTCCGCCTGGGTGGGAACCACCCTCGTAATGATAGTGACAGCCGCGGCAGCGGTGCCTCTGGGAGTTGGAGCAGGCATCTATCTGGAAGAATATGCCCCTAAAAATATTCTTACCGAGATCATCGAGATCAATGTGACCAACCTTGCCGGCGTGCCATCGATTATCTACGGGCTTCTGGCACTGAGCCTGTTTGTTCATCAACTTGGATTCGGGCAAAGCATTCTCTCCGCAGGACTTGCGCTGGCCCTGCTCATTCTTCCGATCGTTATCGTTGCGACCCGGGAGGCAATACGCGCGATTCCGGTCACCATACGTGAAGGCGCCTATGCGCTGGGGGCAACCAAATGGCAGACTGTTTCTGACCATCTTCTGCCTTATTCCGCAGCCGGCATTCTTACCGGCATCATAATCGGCCTTGCGCGTGCAATTGGAGAGACGGCTCCCATTATCACCATCGGTGCCTTGACCTTTATTGCTTTTCTACCGCCATCTCCTTTCAAGGAAGAGTTTCCTTATATTTCCTTCGAATGGCTGATGGCGCCATTTACCGTCATGCCTATCCAGATGTTCAACTGGGTATCACGGCCGGAAGAAGCGTTTCAGATGAACGCCGCCGCGGCTGGCTTGGTACTGGTGATAATGACTCTCACCATGAATGCGCTCGCGATCTATCTGCGCTACCGGATGCGCAAGAATCTCAAATGGTAA
- the pstB gene encoding phosphate ABC transporter ATP-binding protein PstB, whose translation MVKDFSSQHPLGDVSPSQYKSEVRNLSFYYGSFLALKNINMMLHEKKVTALIGPSGCGKSTFLRCFNRMHDLYPGNRYMGDIILHPDNVNILSRSVDPIEVRMRISMVFQKPNPFPKSIYENVAYGLRVRGVRRRAILDEKVEDALRGAALWDEVKDRLHQLAYNLSGGQQQRLCIARALATDPEILLFDEPTSALDPIATASIEELIADLKDKVTILIVTHNMQQAARVSDYTAYMYLGEVIEFGVTDTIFIKPKNKQTEDYITGRFG comes from the coding sequence ATGGTAAAAGATTTTTCGTCCCAGCATCCGCTGGGAGATGTTTCGCCCTCCCAATACAAGTCCGAAGTCAGGAATCTGAGTTTCTACTACGGTTCATTTTTGGCACTCAAGAATATCAACATGATGCTGCATGAAAAAAAGGTGACCGCCTTGATCGGTCCCTCGGGGTGCGGCAAATCGACGTTCTTGCGCTGCTTCAACCGCATGCATGATCTCTATCCAGGGAATCGCTACATGGGAGACATTATTCTTCACCCGGATAATGTCAATATTCTTTCCCGGAGCGTGGACCCTATTGAAGTACGCATGCGCATCAGCATGGTATTTCAGAAACCCAATCCTTTTCCGAAATCCATTTATGAGAACGTTGCCTATGGTTTACGGGTCCGGGGTGTCAGACGCCGCGCGATACTGGATGAAAAAGTGGAAGACGCACTCAGGGGTGCCGCTCTGTGGGATGAAGTGAAGGATCGCCTGCATCAGCTTGCCTACAATCTTTCGGGCGGACAGCAGCAGCGGTTGTGCATCGCGCGCGCACTTGCAACCGACCCTGAAATTCTCCTGTTCGATGAACCCACTTCTGCACTTGACCCCATTGCCACGGCGAGTATAGAGGAACTTATAGCTGATCTGAAAGATAAGGTAACGATCCTGATCGTTACACATAACATGCAGCAAGCTGCCCGTGTGTCGGATTACACCGCCTACATGTACCTGGGCGAAGTGATCGAGTTTGGTGTGACGGATACGATTTTCATCAAACCTAAAAACAAGCAGACGGAAGATTACATTACCGGGCGCTTTGGATAA
- the tpiA gene encoding triose-phosphate isomerase, whose translation MRSKLVAGNWKMHGGTLQNRDLLNAVLSATADLSGVELAVCVPYPYLPQVQSILQGTNVSWGAQNVSQHEKGAYTGEVSASMLLDFGCRYVIVGHSERRALYGEDSHTVALKFRAAQSVGVIPILCVGETLEQREAGITEQVVAKQLEAVVKSAGINALGTAVLAYEPVWAIGTGKTASPAQAQEVHSFIRGRIAADAAEVAEGLKILYGGSVKAANAAELFAMPDIDGGLIGGASLVAEEFIAIARAAKD comes from the coding sequence ATACGTTCCAAGCTGGTTGCGGGTAATTGGAAAATGCACGGCGGAACGCTGCAGAACCGGGATTTGCTGAATGCGGTTCTTTCTGCGACGGCAGACCTGAGCGGAGTCGAGTTGGCGGTATGCGTACCTTATCCTTACTTACCCCAAGTGCAATCGATTCTGCAAGGTACGAACGTTTCCTGGGGCGCCCAGAACGTGAGTCAGCACGAAAAAGGCGCCTATACCGGTGAAGTTTCAGCGTCCATGCTGCTGGATTTTGGCTGTCGCTACGTGATTGTCGGTCACTCCGAGCGGCGGGCGCTGTATGGTGAGGATAGCCACACTGTAGCGCTCAAATTCAGGGCGGCACAAAGCGTCGGCGTGATACCTATTTTATGTGTGGGTGAAACGCTCGAGCAGCGGGAGGCCGGGATTACGGAGCAGGTTGTGGCAAAGCAGTTGGAGGCGGTGGTGAAGTCGGCGGGAATAAATGCCTTGGGTACGGCGGTGCTGGCTTATGAACCGGTATGGGCCATCGGCACCGGCAAGACCGCGAGCCCTGCTCAGGCTCAGGAGGTACATTCGTTTATTCGCGGCAGAATTGCTGCCGACGCAGCGGAAGTAGCCGAGGGATTGAAGATTCTTTATGGCGGCAGTGTCAAGGCGGCCAACGCCGCTGAGCTCTTCGCCATGCCCGACATTGACGGTGGATTGATTGGCGGCGCTTCGCTCGTTGCCGAAGAATTTATCGCGATTGCCCGGGCCGCGAAAGACTAA
- the secG gene encoding preprotein translocase subunit SecG: METLIWILHVLSAAGVIVLVLLQHGKGADMGAAFGSGSSGSLFGASGSANFLSRTTGVLAAVFFMTSLGLTYLSTNRSESGGVMDKAVPIQSVKPAEPAPPAPAAEEEPSKATEIPE, from the coding sequence TTGGAAACACTGATCTGGATACTACATGTCTTGTCCGCAGCGGGCGTAATCGTCCTGGTTCTGCTGCAGCACGGCAAAGGCGCGGATATGGGCGCGGCTTTTGGCAGTGGCTCGTCAGGAAGTTTGTTTGGCGCCAGTGGTTCCGCGAACTTCCTCAGCCGGACGACAGGCGTTCTGGCTGCCGTATTTTTCATGACCAGCCTTGGCCTGACCTATCTTTCCACCAACAGGAGCGAGAGTGGAGGAGTGATGGACAAAGCTGTGCCGATTCAATCTGTCAAGCCCGCGGAGCCCGCTCCGCCAGCGCCTGCAGCAGAAGAGGAACCTTCCAAGGCAACAGAAATACCTGAGTAA
- a CDS encoding NADH-quinone oxidoreductase subunit A produces the protein MLENYFPILLFILLGLAIGALAMGFGWLFGPNRPDSEKLSPYECGFEAFEDARMKFDVRYYLVAILFILFDLEIAFLFPWAVVLNEIGLFGFIAMMVFLGILVVGFIYEWTKGALEWD, from the coding sequence ATGCTCGAAAACTATTTTCCTATTCTGTTGTTTATCCTGCTTGGCCTTGCCATAGGAGCTTTGGCAATGGGTTTTGGCTGGCTGTTCGGTCCCAATCGTCCGGACAGCGAAAAACTGTCTCCATATGAATGCGGATTCGAGGCATTTGAAGACGCACGCATGAAATTCGACGTGCGCTACTACCTGGTAGCTATTCTATTTATTCTGTTCGATCTGGAGATAGCGTTTCTGTTCCCATGGGCAGTGGTACTGAATGAAATCGGTCTGTTCGGTTTTATTGCAATGATGGTTTTTCTCGGCATCCTTGTCGTCGGCTTCATCTACGAGTGGACGAAGGGCGCTCTGGAGTGGGATTGA
- a CDS encoding NuoB/complex I 20 kDa subunit family protein: MSTNGVMEKGFVTTSLDSVINWGRTGSMWPMTFGLACCAVEMMQAGASRYDLDRFGIVFRPSPRQSDVMIVAGTLCNKMAPALRKVYDQMAEPRWVISMGSCANGGGYYHYSYSVVRGCDRIVPVDIYVPGCPPTAEALLYGIIQLQNKIHRTNTIAR; encoded by the coding sequence ATGAGTACGAACGGAGTAATGGAAAAAGGCTTTGTCACTACCAGCCTTGACTCGGTCATCAACTGGGGGCGTACCGGCTCGATGTGGCCGATGACTTTTGGCCTGGCATGCTGCGCCGTCGAAATGATGCAGGCAGGCGCATCCCGTTACGATCTCGACCGCTTTGGAATTGTGTTTCGTCCCAGCCCGCGTCAGTCGGACGTCATGATTGTTGCCGGAACCCTTTGTAATAAAATGGCGCCTGCCCTCCGCAAGGTGTATGACCAGATGGCGGAGCCGCGCTGGGTGATATCCATGGGCTCCTGCGCCAATGGCGGCGGTTATTATCATTACTCCTACTCGGTGGTGCGTGGATGTGATCGTATCGTCCCGGTCGATATTTATGTTCCCGGTTGCCCGCCTACCGCAGAAGCCCTGCTGTACGGCATTATCCAGCTCCAGAACAAGATCCATCGCACCAATACCATCGCTCGTTAG
- a CDS encoding NADH-quinone oxidoreductase subunit C, producing MSSTRLETLALCLQNVLADKLANVDQQLDQLIITVSPVNLLPVMSVLRDHPELGFEMLIDLCGVDYSIYGVEPTSEQGREGKRFAVVYHLLSIRHNRRVRVKAFPEDDEFPVVVSVIDIWPSANWFEREAFDLYGIVFTGHPDLRRILTDYGFIGNPFRKDFPLSGNVEMRYDPDQQRVVYQPVTIEPRQITPRVIREEHYGDSE from the coding sequence ATGTCGTCCACTCGTCTGGAAACGCTCGCCCTTTGCCTTCAGAATGTGTTGGCGGATAAACTTGCCAACGTCGATCAGCAACTGGACCAGCTCATCATTACGGTGTCTCCGGTTAACCTGTTGCCGGTGATGAGCGTCTTGCGCGACCATCCCGAACTGGGTTTCGAGATGCTCATCGACCTGTGTGGAGTGGATTACTCCATCTATGGAGTAGAGCCCACTTCGGAGCAGGGACGTGAGGGCAAACGCTTCGCTGTCGTTTATCACCTGCTTTCGATCCGGCATAACCGCAGAGTGCGTGTAAAGGCATTCCCCGAGGATGACGAATTTCCGGTTGTGGTCTCGGTAATAGATATATGGCCTTCCGCCAACTGGTTTGAACGCGAAGCATTCGATCTTTATGGCATCGTGTTCACCGGTCACCCCGACCTGCGCCGTATCCTCACGGATTACGGATTTATCGGTAACCCATTCCGCAAGGATTTTCCGCTCAGTGGCAATGTGGAGATGCGCTACGATCCCGACCAACAGCGGGTCGTCTATCAGCCGGTCACCATAGAACCGCGCCAGATCACGCCGCGCGTTATCCGGGAAGAGCATTATGGGGACTCTGAATGA
- a CDS encoding NADH-quinone oxidoreductase subunit D, with amino-acid sequence MAEIRNYTMNFGPQHPAAHGVLRLVLELDGEVIQRADPHIGLLHRATEKLAEYKTYIQSVPYMDRLDYVSMMANEHAYVMAIEKLLQLEVPIRAQYIRVMFDEITRILNHLLWLGAHALDVGAMTVFLYAFRDREDLMDAYESVSGARMHAAYYRPGGVYRDLPDSMPQYKASKIHDEKTTKARNENRQGSLLDFIEDFTNRFPTYVDEYETLLTDNRIWKQRLVGIGTVSPERAMALGFTGPMLRGSGVEWDLRKKQPYEVYDQLDFDIPVGVNGDCYDRYLVRIEEFRQSNRIIRQCVDWLRKNPGPVITDNHKVAPPSRVNMKQNMEELIHHFKLFTEGFHVPPGETYAAVEHPKGEFGIYLISDGANMPYRMKIRAPGFAHLAALDEMSRGHMIADVVAIIGTQDIVFGEIDR; translated from the coding sequence ATGGCTGAGATACGTAATTACACGATGAACTTCGGCCCGCAGCATCCGGCCGCCCACGGTGTCTTGCGACTGGTGCTGGAGCTCGACGGGGAAGTCATACAACGTGCCGATCCGCACATCGGTCTGCTGCATCGTGCAACGGAAAAGCTTGCCGAGTACAAGACATATATCCAGTCAGTCCCTTACATGGACAGATTGGACTACGTCTCCATGATGGCCAACGAGCACGCGTATGTGATGGCGATCGAGAAGTTGCTTCAACTCGAAGTGCCCATACGCGCGCAGTATATCCGGGTGATGTTCGACGAAATCACGCGGATACTCAATCATCTTCTGTGGCTGGGAGCACACGCGCTGGATGTGGGCGCGATGACGGTATTCCTTTACGCTTTCCGTGACCGGGAAGACTTGATGGATGCCTACGAATCGGTTTCGGGCGCAAGGATGCATGCCGCTTACTATCGGCCTGGCGGCGTTTATCGGGACTTGCCGGATTCAATGCCGCAGTATAAGGCGTCAAAAATTCACGACGAAAAAACAACCAAGGCGCGCAATGAAAACCGCCAGGGTTCGCTGCTCGATTTCATCGAAGACTTCACCAACCGGTTTCCCACGTACGTCGATGAGTACGAGACCCTGCTTACCGATAACCGTATCTGGAAACAGAGACTGGTAGGCATTGGAACGGTTTCGCCCGAGCGGGCCATGGCTCTGGGATTCACCGGCCCCATGCTGCGCGGGTCCGGCGTCGAATGGGATCTGCGGAAGAAGCAGCCCTATGAAGTTTATGATCAGCTCGATTTCGATATACCTGTCGGCGTCAATGGGGATTGCTACGACCGCTATCTGGTCCGGATCGAAGAATTCCGGCAGTCCAATCGCATCATCAGGCAATGTGTCGACTGGCTTCGTAAAAATCCGGGGCCGGTCATAACGGATAACCACAAGGTCGCGCCGCCTTCCCGTGTGAACATGAAGCAGAACATGGAGGAACTGATCCATCATTTCAAGCTTTTCACTGAAGGGTTTCACGTGCCGCCCGGTGAAACCTATGCGGCAGTCGAGCACCCGAAAGGGGAATTCGGCATTTACCTGATATCGGATGGCGCCAACATGCCTTACCGCATGAAAATCCGCGCTCCCGGCTTTGCCCATCTGGCAGCGCTGGACGAGATGTCGCGCGGCCATATGATTGCCGATGTGGTTGCCATCATTGGTACCCAGGATATTGTGTTTGGTGAAATAGACAGATGA
- the nuoE gene encoding NADH-quinone oxidoreductase subunit NuoE, with product MLSAESLKKIDYELTKYPADQKQSAVMSALAIAQDEKGWLTTETMDFVAEYLGMPSIAVYEVATFYTMYNLQPIGKYKITVCTNLPCALSGANEAVAHFREKLGIGFNETTADGKFTLKEGECMGACGDAPVLLVNNKRMCSFMSNDKIDQLLEDLSK from the coding sequence ATGCTAAGCGCAGAGTCTCTGAAAAAAATCGATTACGAGTTGACCAAGTATCCCGCAGACCAGAAGCAATCCGCGGTAATGTCGGCGCTCGCCATCGCCCAGGATGAGAAAGGGTGGCTGACCACCGAAACGATGGATTTTGTGGCGGAGTACTTGGGCATGCCGTCGATCGCCGTATACGAAGTGGCTACTTTCTACACCATGTACAATTTGCAGCCCATCGGAAAATACAAGATCACGGTCTGCACGAATCTTCCATGTGCGCTGTCCGGCGCAAACGAGGCAGTCGCCCATTTCCGGGAAAAGCTGGGAATAGGCTTCAACGAAACCACTGCGGACGGAAAATTTACCTTGAAAGAAGGGGAGTGTATGGGTGCATGTGGAGATGCGCCGGTTCTCCTGGTCAATAACAAACGCATGTGCAGTTTCATGTCCAACGACAAGATCGACCAGTTGCTGGAGGATTTGAGCAAATGA
- the nuoF gene encoding NADH-quinone oxidoreductase subunit NuoF — MNQPAQILLAGLNPSDPNDWRLNNYEQREGYAALRKILSDKIPPEKIIEEVKKSALRGRGGAGFPTGLKWSFMPKQYEGDKYLVCNSDEGEPGTFKDRDIMRYNPHMLIEGMLIGAYAMGIRAGYNYVHGEIWDVYERMEEAVDEARAAGYLGDNILGSDFSFQLYNHHGYGAYICGEETALLESLEGKKGQPRFKPPFPASFGLYGKPTTINNTETFASVPWIIRHGGDKFLQLGKPNNGGTKIFSVSGHVNKPGNYEVPLGTPFAALLEMAGGMRGGRKLKGCIPGGSSMPVLPGDVMMQTDMDYDSIAKAGSFLGSGAVIIMDDTTCMVRALERLSYFYYEESCGQCTPCREGTGWLYRIVHRIETGKGRMEDLDLLNNLADNIQGRTICALGDAAAMPVRAMIQHFRDEFAYHVEHKKCLV; from the coding sequence ATGAACCAGCCTGCCCAGATACTGCTGGCCGGATTGAATCCATCGGATCCCAACGATTGGCGGCTGAATAATTACGAACAGCGTGAAGGATATGCTGCGCTCAGAAAAATCCTGAGCGATAAAATTCCTCCGGAAAAGATCATCGAGGAGGTAAAGAAATCCGCCTTGCGGGGTCGCGGCGGAGCCGGTTTTCCGACCGGGTTGAAATGGAGTTTCATGCCCAAGCAGTACGAAGGCGACAAATACCTGGTATGCAATTCGGATGAAGGCGAACCTGGCACCTTCAAGGATCGTGACATCATGCGTTACAACCCTCATATGCTGATCGAGGGCATGCTGATCGGAGCCTATGCGATGGGCATCAGGGCGGGCTACAACTACGTGCATGGCGAAATCTGGGACGTCTACGAGCGCATGGAGGAGGCAGTGGATGAAGCCCGTGCGGCGGGTTATCTCGGGGATAACATCCTCGGTTCCGATTTCAGCTTCCAGTTATACAACCATCATGGCTACGGCGCCTATATCTGCGGCGAGGAAACAGCGCTGCTCGAGTCGCTGGAGGGCAAAAAAGGTCAGCCGCGCTTCAAGCCGCCTTTTCCCGCAAGTTTCGGTCTCTATGGTAAACCGACTACCATCAACAACACGGAGACATTCGCGTCGGTCCCCTGGATTATCAGGCACGGGGGTGACAAGTTTCTGCAACTGGGTAAGCCAAACAATGGCGGAACCAAGATTTTTTCCGTTTCCGGGCACGTGAACAAGCCCGGCAATTATGAAGTGCCTCTTGGCACGCCATTCGCAGCCTTGCTGGAGATGGCTGGTGGCATGCGCGGCGGACGCAAGCTGAAAGGCTGTATTCCCGGAGGTTCATCCATGCCGGTATTGCCGGGTGATGTCATGATGCAGACCGACATGGACTATGACTCGATTGCCAAGGCAGGATCATTTCTCGGTTCAGGCGCGGTCATTATCATGGACGATACGACCTGCATGGTCAGGGCCCTGGAGCGCTTATCCTATTTTTACTATGAAGAATCCTGCGGCCAGTGCACCCCCTGCCGTGAAGGCACGGGATGGCTTTACCGCATCGTCCACCGGATCGAAACAGGAAAAGGCCGCATGGAAGACCTGGATTTGCTCAATAATCTCGCCGACAACATTCAGGGGCGTACCATCTGCGCATTGGGTGACGCGGCCGCCATGCCGGTGCGCGCCATGATTCAGCATTTCCGTGACGAATTTGCGTATCACGTCGAACACAAGAAATGCCTGGTGTGA